From Pelmatolapia mariae isolate MD_Pm_ZW linkage group LG22, Pm_UMD_F_2, whole genome shotgun sequence, a single genomic window includes:
- the LOC135932585 gene encoding C3a anaphylatoxin chemotactic receptor-like, whose product MGTEKGDEIQREREGARDVNHTMFPNASLPTHILTLSKDDQATKVGMSAGLVNVSIILYTLTVVLGITGNSIVIWVAGFKLKLTVTNVWLVNLAIADLIFCFTRIFSLTRLFLSDHWPFGLFLCKFTGFFKYANMFCSVFLLAVISLDRMVCIWWPVFTRRRRTLWVARVVAVCVWIAAILFSIPYFIHRQTYIDNNNLTKCSVDSIEKAEGYNSTKVALYSIRFLCGFIFPFMVILICYTLAGVGIRRTRLSGKSRPLRVIACLVIAFFLCWAPYHCLLMVKMVDNNIALLKILYPVAMGIAYFNSCVNPLLYFCMGLKMSEGFRQGLMKIYRRALSDDMDVQITQCTEHSLD is encoded by the exons ATGGGAACAGAAAAGGGAGATGAGatacagagggagagagagggggcaAGAGATGTGAA CCACACAATGTTTCCCAATGCCTCTCTTCCCACGCACATACTCACCCTTTCTAAGGATGACCAGGCAACTAAGGTGGGCATGAGTGCTGGCTTGGTCAATGTCAGCATCATCCTCTACACGCTCACTGTTGTGCTTGGCATCACAGGAAACTCCATAGTGATCTGGGTTGCTGGATTCAAGCTTAAG CTGACGGTCACCAATGTGTGGTTGGTGAATTTGGCAATAGCAGACCTGATCTTCTGCTTCACAAGAATCTTCTCTCTCACTCGGCTGTTCTTGTCAGACCACTGGCCTTTTGGCCTGTTCCTCTGCAAGTTCACCGGCTTCTTCAAATATGCCAACATGTTCTGCTCTGTGTTCCTGTTGGCTGTGATCAGTCTGGATCGAATGGTCTGCATCTGGTGGCCAGTCTTCACAAGGCGTCGACGCACGCTATGGGTAGCGAGGGTGGTAGCAGTCTGCGTCTGGATTGCAGCTATCCTCTTCAGCATTCCCTACTTCATCCATCGACAAACTTACATAGACAACAACAACCTGACTAAATGTTCTGTGGACTCGATTGAGAAGGCAGAAGGGTACAACAGCACCAAAGTAGCTCTCTACTCCATCCGCTTCCTGTGTGGCTTCATATTTCCTTTTATGGTCATCCTCATCTGTTATACCTTGGCTGGGGTGGGAATCCGACGCACCCGTCTGTCAGGGAAGTCCCGTCCTCTGCGTGTAATAGCATGTTTGGTCATTGCCTTCTTCCTGTGTTGGGCACCTTACCACTGCCTCTTAATGGTGAAGATGGTGGACAATAATATTGCACTGTTGAAAATCTTGTACCCTGTAGCAATGGGCATTGCCTACTTTAACAGCTGTGTAAACCCGCTGCTGTATTTTTGCATGGGTCTAAAAATGAGTGAGGGATTTAGACAAGGTCTAATGAAAATTTATAGAAGGGCTCTGTCAGATGATATGGATGTCCAAATTACTCAGTGCACTGAACATTCTTTGGACTGA
- the LOC135932588 gene encoding fMet-Leu-Phe receptor-like — translation MSNILFFFCSLFHSHTMFSNVSLPNQMLNFSKENQTTMMGINAIADYVTIILYALTVVLGITGNSIVIWVAGFKLKLSVTNVWLVNLAIADLIFCFTRVSSLIQMLFFDHWPFGLFLCKFNGFFKYTNMFCSVFLLAVISLDRVLCIWQPVLTKRRRTLWAARVVAVCVWIAAILFSIPYFIHRQMYLDNNNLTKCSVDPKEKAEGYNSTKVALYSIRFLCGFMFPFTIILICYTLAGVGIRRTRLSGKSRPLRILACLVIAFFLCWAPYHCLLLVKMVDNENAVVKIWYPVAKGVAYFNSCVNPLLYFCMGLKAREGFRQSVMRVYKRALTDDMDGQMTQSTDRSLDQSSGLKHNTVLVAGRSGCS, via the exons ATGAGtaatattttgttctttttctgttcTCTCTTTCACAGCCACACAATGTTTTCCAATGTCTCTCTGCCCAATCAGATGCTCAACTTTTCAAAGGAGAACCAGACAACTATGATGGGCATCAATGCCATAGCGGACTATGTCACCATTATCTTATATGCACTGACCGTTGTGCTCGGCATCACAGGGAACTCTATAGTGATCTGGGTGGCTGGATTCAAACTTAAG CTGAGTGTCACCAATGTGTGGCTGGTGAATCTGGCGATAGCAGACCTGATCTTCTGCTTCACACGAGTCTCCTCCCTCATTCAGATGCTCTTCTTCGACCACTGGCCTTTTGGCCTCTTTCTCTGCAAGTTCAATGGCTTCTTCAAATACACCAACATGTTCTGCTCTGTCTTCCTGCTGGCTGTGATTAGTCTGGATCGAGTGCTCTGCATCTGGCAGCCTGTCCTCACAAAGCGGCGGCGCACCCTGTGGGCAGCGAGGGTGGTGGCAGTCTGCGTCTGGATCGCAGCGATCCTTTTCAGCATTCCCTACTTCATTCATCGCCAAATGTACTTGGACAACAACAACCTGACTAAATGTTCTGTGGACCCGAAAGAGAAGGCAGAGGGGTACAACAGCACCAAAGTAGCTCTCTACTCCATCCGCTTCCTGTGTGGCTTCATGTTTCCCTTCACAATCATTCTGATCTGCTACACCTTGGCTGGGGTGGGAATCCGACGCACCCGCCTGTCAGGAAAGTCCCGCCCTCTGCGTATACTAGCCTGTTTGGTGATTGCCTTTTTCCTGTGCTGGGCACCTTACCACTGCCTCTTACTGGTGAAGATGGTGGACAATGAAAATGCAGTGGTGAAAATCTGGTACCCTGTAGCAAAGGGTGTTGCTTACTTTAACAGCTGTGTGAACCCGCTATTGTACTTCTGCATGGGTCTAAAAGCGAGAGAGGGCTTCAGGCAGAGTGTAATGAGAGTTTATAAAAGAGCTCTGACAGATGATATGGATGGTCAGATGACTCAGTCCACTGATCGCTCTTTGGATCAAAGCTCTGGTTTGAAACACAACACTGTTTTAGTGGCAGGAAGAAGTGGGTGTAGCTAA